From Quercus robur chromosome 8, dhQueRobu3.1, whole genome shotgun sequence:
AGGTCGTCTATATCCTCTGAGGCAACAGGCACGACAGATGACTGAACCGGGTCTTCAACTTTGAACTTGGAAGCGTCCACGTCTGGATAAGCTTGCTTGACTTGACGGAGGGCATCCATGAAGCCCTGATGGAAAGAATCGCCCAGCTCAGTGATTAGGGCGTCGGAGTCACAGTATTCACGAACCGCCACGTCCTTAGCCTGACGGACTTCATTTTTCAGCTCTGCTATCTCTTTGTCCTTGCTTTCTAGAGCCTTCTTTGCCTCCTCCGTCATCTGTTCAAGGCTCTTCCTTGCCTTCTCCGAAAGCTCAAGCTTCTTCTCTATCTTAGGTCTCCAGTTTCGCAACTGGAGGAGTTCTTCCTCCGT
This genomic window contains:
- the LOC126695062 gene encoding uncharacterized protein LOC126695062 gives rise to the protein MVMMKGLMGRCLSHETALDRVRAKAEKTEEELLQLRNWRPKIEKKLELSEKARKSLEQMTEEAKKALESKDKEIAELKNEVRQAKDVAVREYCDSDALITELGDSFHQGFMDALRQVKQAYPDVDASKFKVEDPVQSSVVPVASEDIDDLFDVDDAVGEGASAPAKVDQAEPDTETVPQLVDNADKAQ